The Methanobrevibacter millerae genome includes the window AGTGAATCAATTAATGTTTTAGGTCCGATTAACTCCAAAATCTTATTGCATGAAATATAGCCTGACAAATCTCCATCATCAACAACACATTCATCTGCACCACAATTTTTAAGTTTTTCAAATCTGTTTTCATTTCTTGAAGTTGCTATTATTTTACATCCTACTGCACTAGCCAGCTGTATTGCAGTCAATCCCGTAGCACTAGTTGCACCCCTTACAAGCAGAGTATCCTCTTTTTTCAAATTTAATGTTGAAATTGATCCATAAGAAGTAAAATAAGTTTCAGGGATAGATATTATTTCTTCAAGAGTTAAATTATCAAAGGCATAATCCGGAATTTTAAATACATTCTTTTTAGGAAGCAGCGCATATTCAGCATAGCTGCCATCAAATAACCTTCCCATACCACCCATTAAAGCAACGATTTTGTCTCCTTTGGATAAATCACTGTTGGATTCATCTGCAATTTCACCAACACATTCAATTCCCGGAACTACAGGTAAGTTAATGTAAGGCTCATCTGCCTCATAATCCCTTAAAATTACTTCTGAGCGATTGATTCCAAAACCTATGATTTTAACTAAAACCCAATCCTTTTTGACTTTAGGTATATCTATTTCACTTACTTTCAAATCCTGTGCTTTACATGTTTTTTTTAAAACAATTGCTTTCATTATTATCCTACTTCCTTCCAACATTGTGGATCTGGTGAATACATATTATGAGTATATCCATAGCTTACTGCAGGACAACCTCTGCAAAATCTCAGCAATTCACATTTGCTGCATTTTTCAAATTCTTCGAAACGGCGATATTCATTCATTTTATCTCCAGTGAATATATCAAATATTCTCTCTGTTAATGCATTGCCCACTTTGCTGTCCATTCTGCGGCAGGCAAAGACATCACCTGTTGGAAGTATTGTCAAATGACTGTTTCCACAGTTACAGCCATCATAGATGACATCATCTTTTAAATTTTGAGGTATTTTAAAAATTCCCTTTTCATATAGGAACAATGTCCATAAGTGATCTTTTAAATTAAAAAAGGTATTAGAATCTTTATATTCCTGATATTTCTGCCAAACATCATCCAATAAATTTTTATATTCTTCAGGAGTCATTTGTGCTGTTTTTTCAAAACTGGTCGGACAATATCTTGCAAAACTAAACAATCCAACATCATTTTTTACAGCCTCGTCAATAATGCCTGTTATCTCTGAGATATTTGTTTTGGAAACTGTTGTCATGATGCTTGCTCTTACACCTGCATCCTGTAAGGTTTTAACAGCATTTAAAGTTGAATCAAAAGATCCTGGTTTTCTGAAATAGTCATGAGTTTCTCGAAGACCATCCAAAGAAAGCTGATACTGTCTGCAGCCTAATTCATTCAATCGACTGCATACGTCAGGAGTTAAATGAAAAGGGTTTCCCATGATATTGTAATAAAGTTTTCTATCATGAAGAGTTTCAAGTAAATCCCAAAAGTTAGGATGTAAAATTGGATCTCCACCAGTAATGGAAAAATATGGTCTGCGATTTGTTTTTTCACACATCTCCAAACAGTTATCTAAAACGTGCTCCATTTCATCATAGCTCATTGTTACCAGTTCTTTATTATTGTCCTCTGAAAAAATATAACAGTGCTTACACCTTTGATCACAATCATCAAGTATATGCCATTGAAAAGCAAAAAAATCAGCCATGAAATCACTCCAAAAAAAGAAATAAAAAAAGATTATTGAATAATCTTAGAATTTAATATCACTGCCACATGCAGTGTTAATGTCACTACCACAAGCAGAAGCAACAACATCACTACCACAAGCGGTATTAACATCAGAACCACAAGCAGTGTTAATGTCACTACCACAAGCAGAAGCTACAACATCGCTGCCACATGCGGTTGAAATTACATTTTGTGCAATTTTAGAACTAAAATATGTTTCATTTTCATTCCATGAGTTCAATTTAAACATATAATTTTCTCCTTAATTTTTAAATAAAAGAATTTTTCTTTTATTAATTTTACTTTAATTTATTCAATTATAAATAAATTAAGTTACTTTAAAGTAACTATTAACCATTAAGTTACCTCTAAGTAACTTAAAATTAATAAACAAATATTTATAAAAATTTAATTAACAAAAGAGGCATTTAAATGGAAAAAGAAGAAAAAGCATTAATATGTCCTATTGAAATAGCCATGGAACATATCAACAGAAAATGGGTTATCCAAATCATAAGGGACATGTTTTTTGGCAAAAAAAGATTCAATGAATTTAAGGAAGGAAAACCTAATCTTTCCAATAAGGTTTTAAGTAATTGTCTTAAGGAAATGGAAGAAAATGGTTTGATAACACGGAAAACTAATGGTGGAATAGAATATAAATTAACTGAAAAAGGTCTGGCTTTAAATAAAGTACTGTATGAATTGGCAATGTTTACCCTAAATACTGATATTAACAACAGATATTATGATGACGAAAATAAAAAAGAATTAAAAAAAGTTTTTAAAGAAATTTTATTATAATAATTTCTCTTCCCATTCTTTAACTTTAAAACCTGTTAAAACAACATCATCACTAACAATTATTGGCCTTTTAACAAGCATACCATCTGTTGCAAGTAATTCTAGCTGTTCATCTTCAGACATATCAGGAAGTTTGTCTTTTAATTTCAATTCACGATATTTCATTCCACTGGTGTTGAAAAATCTTTTTAACGGTAATTCACTTTTTTCATACCATTCCTTTAATTCCTCAAAAGTAGGATTGTCTTCCACAATATCTTTTTCTGTGAATTCTAGATTATTTTCTTCCAACCATTTTTTAGCTTTTTTACAAGTTGAACATCTTGGATAATGTACGAATAACATAATATTTAATTGATTTTTAAATTAAAAATAGTTAATGTTTAATGCATCACTTAACTGTGAAATATCATCAACAACAGCTACAGGATAGTCATCATTATAAGCTTTTTCATCACCATATCCCCAAGTAACAATGATACAGTCCATTCCTGCATTTTTTGCAGTTGCAATATCTGTTTTTGAATCCCCAATATATATTGCTTCTTCTGTTTTAACATTAGCCATATCAAGAATCCTATTAACACCTATCGGACTTGGCTTTGAGGGATAATTTTCATTATGCCCTTCAATCAAGAGAAAATCTATATCCTTGAGGAATTTATCCGTAAAATATTTAATTGAATCCGTTGTTCTGTTTGAATTGATTGCAAGCAACACGTTTTTATCCTGCAATTCTTCAAGCAAATTTCCAATTCCTTCAAAAGGAACACTGTTTTGCTTAGGTGATTCATCATATATTGGGATGTAAGTTTCCTTAACAGCTTCGATATTTTCCGGCGTGTTTTTGTCTTTTAAAACAAGGGAGACGATTTCATTAATGTTACCGCCCAATCTTTCAACATATTCACTGCTGGTCAATGTTGGAAAATCATGTGCTTTTAAAGCCTTGTTAAGACATATGACAACATCATCAACAGTGTCAACCAAAGTTCCATCAAAATCAAAAATATATAGCTTTTTCATGATATCTAGATAAATGACTTGAAAAATTCCTCAAATTCCTCATCATCCATAGGTTCTGGAATTGAAATATTTTCATTATCCATAATATTTGAAGCAAGCTTTGAGTATTCACCAGCCTCTTCACTTTCAGGATATTTTTCTACAACAGTTTTTGCATCTAATTCAGCATCCTGAATAAGATTGCTTCTGTGAATAGTACCAATAACATGAGTTCCTATTTTTTCTGCAAAAGCATTAACAATCTCCTCTTCATTTTCAACATTTCTGCAGTTGCAGATAATTCCGCTTAAATTTCCCTTAAGCTTTTTAACACCCCTAACAATATTATTTGCCGCATAAAGTGACATGTATTCACCGGAAGTTACAATCAATACTTCATCAGCATAATTTTCACGCAAAGGCACAGAAAAACCACCGCAAACAACATCACCCAATACATCATATACTACAACATCCAAATCCTCTTCAAAAATATCGAGTTTTTCAAGCCTTTTCATTGCAACGATTACACCACGTCCGGCACATCCAACACCAGGTTCTGGCCCTCCGCTTTCAACACATAATATATCCTTAAATCCTTTGAAAACCAAATCATCCCTTTCAGGATTTCTATTATCCTTAAGCGTGTTAACTACAGTGGGAATTCTTTGACCATATAATGTACGTGTAGTGTCTGCTTTTGGATCACAACCAATGACCAGGCATTTTAAATCATCACTGGCCCATGTAGCAGACAAATTAGCTACAGTTGTACTTTTTCCTATTCCACCCTTTCCATAAATAGCTATTTTTTTAATCATTGTTGTGACCTCTCTTTAAGTTTATAGACAAAATCATTTTTTCTAACTTTAGTAGGAATCAAAACACCTACATTTGAGTTTTTAGGAACTTCCTTAACATCTCGACCTTCAATCTGCATGGAATCTATGACATGAGTAACAGAACCCGTGGTTTCACCCTGAATCATTATCCTATCACCGATTTTCAATTCATCCCAAACCCTAATCTCAGCAACACTGACCTTATTATAAAAATTGACCACCTGCCCAATGTCTTTTTTAATGTATTTAGATTGGTTGGTTTCGCTTGTCTCATATGGAACATTGAAATAAAATCCGGTGTCAAATCCACGATTGAAAACACTTTTTAACTCTTCCATCCATTTAGGATTTACTTCATATTCATCAGGATTATTCAAATATAAATCAATAGCTTCACGATAAATTCCAGTTACCATCGCACCATAATCAGGACTGCGTGCCCTTCCTTCTATTTTAAATGAGCTTACACCAGTATCTATTAATTCAGGAATGTGCTCTATCATGCACATGTCTTTCGGTGAAAAAAAGTTAGTTCTATAAGTGTCATCATAGGATTTTGATATGACAAAAGACTCTTCCGAAACATCTGAAGTATTTGAAACAGCATCATTTTGAGACTCTTCAAATGTTAATGTCCAATTTTTACGGCATGGCTGCAGGCAATCTCCACAATTAGCGCTTCGGCCATATAGCCCATAGCTTAAAAAGCATCTGCCTGAAATTGCCATACACATTGCGCCATGAATAAAAATTTCAGTTTCAATAGGAGATTTGTCTGTAATTTCAGCAATTTCATCAATTGACAATTCACGTGAAAGAATTGCTCTTTTAGCACCCAATTTATGTAATGTCTTTAAAGTATGGGAATTGGTAACGTTTTCCTGAACGCTAACATGGGCTTCAAGACCATGTGAAACAGCATCTTCTATTAGTCCAATATCAGATAAAATAAGTCCATCAATCTCTGATGATGAAATGACATCCAAATTATTTTTTAGCTTTTCAATTTCAGATTCTTTCAAAATAATATTTGTGCAAAGATAAGTTTTAGCATCATAATCTGAAGCCATCTTTGCTATTTTAGATAAATCACTTAGAGAAAAATTTTTGGCATTAGCTCTCATATTGTATTCATCCAAGCCAAAGTATACTGCATCAGCACCATTTTCCAATACAGCACGCATTGAGATGAAATTTCCAGCAGGAGCTAATAATTCTACCATATTAATCCTTAAGGTTTATAATAAGTTTCTGCTTCAATATCATCTGGAAGTTCAGTTGGATATTCTTCGTTAAGACATCCTAAACATAAATCTTCAGCAGGCATACCTATAGCATCTATAAGAGCATCCAAAGTGATATAACCTAAAGTATCAATGTCTAATTGCTCCTTAATTTCTTCAATGCTATAATTAGCAGCAATCAATTCTTTTTTAGTTGCCATTGCCACACCATAGAAACAAGGTGCAACTACAGGAGGACATCCAACTAAAAAATGAATTTCAGCAGGTTCTGATTCTTTGACTAAATCAAGTAGTTTTTTAGATGTGGTTCCTCTAACAATACTATCATCAATTAAAATTATTTTTTTACCTTTAATAGCTTCCTTAATAGGATTTAATTTAAGTCTAACAGCCAATTCACGTTCTTCCTGAGTTGGCATGATAAAAGTTCTTCCAACATACCTGTTTTTAATCAAACCTTCACCATAAGGAATTCCGGAAGCCCTTGAATAACCAATGGCTGCAGGAATTGATGAGTCAGGTACTGGAATTACAAAATCAGCATCAATAGGATATAACTTATGTAATTGTTCACCTATATTTAATCTGGTTTGATAAACATTAATACCATCAATGGTACTATCTGGCCTTGCAAAGTAAACATATTCAAACATGCAATGAGATAATCCGTAATCATCTGCAATTTCTAGCATATGGCTTTGAATTTCATCATCTTTAAAGTAAACAACTTCACCAGGAACAATATCCCTAATGTATTTAGCATTTACAACATCAAATGCAACGGTTTCAGATGCTAAAATATAGTCATCAGCTTTTTTAGCAACTGCCAATGGTTTAATACCCATAGGATCACGAACACCATATAGTTCACCATTGACAAGAATGACTAATGCATAAGATCCAACAAGTTTTTTTGAAACGGCTTCAATAGCATCAATGATGCTGTTTTTATTATCATAATATTCTTTTTTAAGCATATAACAAATTACTTCAGAATCAGTGTCTGATTTAAATTCATAACCCTCAGCAATCAGTTCATTTCTTAACTCACCAGAGTTAACAATATCCCCATTATGAGCCATAGCAATAAATCCATCATCAAAATCAGTGACAAAAGGCTGGGAATTTTCTAATCGAGATTGACCAGTTGTTGAATACCTAACATGACCAATAGCAATGTTTCCTTCAAGATTATGGATTTCATAATCTTTAAAGACATCAGTGATTAAACCCATGCCACAGTAATAATTCAATCCTTTTTCTGAATTGAAAGTTGCTATACCTGCAGATTCTTGACCTCTATGCTGTAAAGCATACAAACCATAATAAACAAAAGAAGAAACATTCCTAGAAGTATCCTTAGAATGAATTCCCACTATACCACATTTATCTTCCATCTCACCTTGCATTTGCAAACACCATTTAATTATCAATTATTATTTTTCTTCAACCTACTATAAATAATAATCTTTTTACTCCTAGAAATTCTCAAAAGTGTTTGGTAAATCATAATCATCCCGAACTTCCGGAGGCTTATTTGAATGTTTAGAAGATAATTCCTTGGTTAATTCATCTTTATTATCTTCAACAAAAATTAAAGCAGTTTTAATAATTTTTAACCAATCAATAGCCAGATTTCTAGATTGAGCTGCTATAAAACCTTGTCCAACAAGTATATTATCAGGTCTGAACTTATTTGTAGCTATTACAATCTTTTCCTCATCAACCAAATTCTGATTAAAAGTTTCTCTCCACAGTTCATCCAGCCTGTAAATTTCTAAAAAATCTTTAGTGTGGATATTTTCAAACCTATTTTTAAAATTTGTGAAATCTGATTTTAAATTGTCAATATCATCATGCAAATCCTTATTTTCCATTGACAATACTTCATTTTCCTTAATGAGCTTATTATAATCATCAAGTAAATTATTATAGTTATGAGTAACTTTCAATAGTTTATTTTCCAAAGTATGAATATTAATTAAATTTAAAGAATAAGAAAGGGTAGACTTGATGATTGAATTCAATATTTCCTTTTGTGCAAGTTCAATATTAATCTCTTCACTTTCAAAAAGGACATTGTTATAATCAAATAAGCCAATATGATTAAAATCTGTTTTTAAATCATTGAATAGCATATTAAAATTATCATCTTGGCCATATCCACCAATAAGAATAATATCTGCACCTTCAGCTACTTTTTTAGCTATTTCAAAATCTGTGGTGGGAATTATAGATGAAACAACAATATTATAATCTTTTTCTAGCTGAACATTATTAACAGCCTTTGAAATCAAACCTGCAATGTCAAGGTTTGATACGATAATTCTAACATCAATCTTTGAGTTATAATTGTTGTTTTCCATAATAAACCTCTTAGATATCATTCACCTTTTGATGCCATTTCCATGCGGATGATACAATACATTCCAAATCATATTTAGGTTTCCAACCAAGTTCCTTTTCAATTTTGGATGCATCTGCAATTAAAATATCAGGATCACCTTCACGACGATCAGCAATGTCAACTTTAAAATCACGACCAGTGACTTTTTTGCACATGTCAATAATCTCACGAACTGAATATCCTTGTCCATTTCCTAAATTGAAGATATTAGATTCATTTTTTTCACATAAATATTCATAAGCGGCAATATGTGCACTAGCCAAATCATTAACATGAATATAGTCACGAATACATGTACCGTCAGGAGTATTATAATCAGTACCAAATATTGAAATGGAGTCCCTTTTACCAATAGCCGCATCCAAAACCAATGGAATCAAATGAGTTTCAGGGTCATGCAGTTCACCAATTTCACAGTCAAAATCACATCCTGCGGCATTGAAATATCTTAAAGAAACATAGTTGAAATCACCTTTTTGGGCTTCCCTTTCCAATGCCTTTTCAGTAATCCATTTTGAATGACCATATGGATTGATTGGCTTTAATTCCTGATCTTCTGTAATTGGAACCTTTTCAGGATTACCGTAAACTGCAGCAGTTGATGACAAAATGAATTTATCTACACCGAATTCTCTCATAATCTGTAAAAGATTTAATGTGTTTTTGTAGTTGTTTTTGAAATATTTTTGTGGAAGTTCAACAGATTCTGCAACAGATGAAAATGCGGCGAAGTGCAATACTCCATCTATATCATATTTTTCAAATACTTCGCGCAAATCCTTACTTCCAAAGTCATAATCTTCAAAATTGCCCCATTTAGCAAATGTTTCATAACCTTTACACAAATTATCTACTACAACAGTATCATAACCTGCATTATGTAAT containing:
- the cfbC gene encoding Ni-sirohydrochlorin a,c-diamide reductive cyclase ATP-dependent reductase subunit, yielding MIKKIAIYGKGGIGKSTTVANLSATWASDDLKCLVIGCDPKADTTRTLYGQRIPTVVNTLKDNRNPERDDLVFKGFKDILCVESGGPEPGVGCAGRGVIVAMKRLEKLDIFEEDLDVVVYDVLGDVVCGGFSVPLRENYADEVLIVTSGEYMSLYAANNIVRGVKKLKGNLSGIICNCRNVENEEEIVNAFAEKIGTHVIGTIHRSNLIQDAELDAKTVVEKYPESEEAGEYSKLASNIMDNENISIPEPMDDEEFEEFFKSFI
- a CDS encoding peptidase U32 family protein, whose amino-acid sequence is MVELLAPAGNFISMRAVLENGADAVYFGLDEYNMRANAKNFSLSDLSKIAKMASDYDAKTYLCTNIILKESEIEKLKNNLDVISSSEIDGLILSDIGLIEDAVSHGLEAHVSVQENVTNSHTLKTLHKLGAKRAILSRELSIDEIAEITDKSPIETEIFIHGAMCMAISGRCFLSYGLYGRSANCGDCLQPCRKNWTLTFEESQNDAVSNTSDVSEESFVISKSYDDTYRTNFFSPKDMCMIEHIPELIDTGVSSFKIEGRARSPDYGAMVTGIYREAIDLYLNNPDEYEVNPKWMEELKSVFNRGFDTGFYFNVPYETSETNQSKYIKKDIGQVVNFYNKVSVAEIRVWDELKIGDRIMIQGETTGSVTHVIDSMQIEGRDVKEVPKNSNVGVLIPTKVRKNDFVYKLKERSQQ
- the galE gene encoding UDP-glucose 4-epimerase GalE → MILVTGGAGYIGSHTNKALHNAGYDTVVVDNLCKGYETFAKWGNFEDYDFGSKDLREVFEKYDIDGVLHFAAFSSVAESVELPQKYFKNNYKNTLNLLQIMREFGVDKFILSSTAAVYGNPEKVPITEDQELKPINPYGHSKWITEKALEREAQKGDFNYVSLRYFNAAGCDFDCEIGELHDPETHLIPLVLDAAIGKRDSISIFGTDYNTPDGTCIRDYIHVNDLASAHIAAYEYLCEKNESNIFNLGNGQGYSVREIIDMCKKVTGRDFKVDIADRREGDPDILIADASKIEKELGWKPKYDLECIVSSAWKWHQKVNDI
- the purF gene encoding amidophosphoribosyltransferase; translation: MQGEMEDKCGIVGIHSKDTSRNVSSFVYYGLYALQHRGQESAGIATFNSEKGLNYYCGMGLITDVFKDYEIHNLEGNIAIGHVRYSTTGQSRLENSQPFVTDFDDGFIAMAHNGDIVNSGELRNELIAEGYEFKSDTDSEVICYMLKKEYYDNKNSIIDAIEAVSKKLVGSYALVILVNGELYGVRDPMGIKPLAVAKKADDYILASETVAFDVVNAKYIRDIVPGEVVYFKDDEIQSHMLEIADDYGLSHCMFEYVYFARPDSTIDGINVYQTRLNIGEQLHKLYPIDADFVIPVPDSSIPAAIGYSRASGIPYGEGLIKNRYVGRTFIMPTQEERELAVRLKLNPIKEAIKGKKIILIDDSIVRGTTSKKLLDLVKESEPAEIHFLVGCPPVVAPCFYGVAMATKKELIAANYSIEEIKEQLDIDTLGYITLDALIDAIGMPAEDLCLGCLNEEYPTELPDDIEAETYYKP
- a CDS encoding arsenate reductase family protein; this translates as MLFVHYPRCSTCKKAKKWLEENNLEFTEKDIVEDNPTFEELKEWYEKSELPLKRFFNTSGMKYRELKLKDKLPDMSEDEQLELLATDGMLVKRPIIVSDDVVLTGFKVKEWEEKLL
- a CDS encoding zinc-binding dehydrogenase codes for the protein MKAIVLKKTCKAQDLKVSEIDIPKVKKDWVLVKIIGFGINRSEVILRDYEADEPYINLPVVPGIECVGEIADESNSDLSKGDKIVALMGGMGRLFDGSYAEYALLPKKNVFKIPDYAFDNLTLEEIISIPETYFTSYGSISTLNLKKEDTLLVRGATSATGLTAIQLASAVGCKIIATSRNENRFEKLKNCGADECVVDDGDLSGYISCNKILELIGPKTLIDSLNLLEEDGICCVTGILGGIEYLDGFDPIKHLYKKYVTSFFSNFPTQDIIDEIFDFIIINDIKPAIGRVFTSLEDIPKAHLLMESNNAQGKIIFRLI
- a CDS encoding helix-turn-helix domain-containing protein, which translates into the protein MEKEEKALICPIEIAMEHINRKWVIQIIRDMFFGKKRFNEFKEGKPNLSNKVLSNCLKEMEENGLITRKTNGGIEYKLTEKGLALNKVLYELAMFTLNTDINNRYYDDENKKELKKVFKEILL
- the acgM gene encoding radical SAM/SPASM domain protein, ACGX system; this translates as MADFFAFQWHILDDCDQRCKHCYIFSEDNNKELVTMSYDEMEHVLDNCLEMCEKTNRRPYFSITGGDPILHPNFWDLLETLHDRKLYYNIMGNPFHLTPDVCSRLNELGCRQYQLSLDGLRETHDYFRKPGSFDSTLNAVKTLQDAGVRASIMTTVSKTNISEITGIIDEAVKNDVGLFSFARYCPTSFEKTAQMTPEEYKNLLDDVWQKYQEYKDSNTFFNLKDHLWTLFLYEKGIFKIPQNLKDDVIYDGCNCGNSHLTILPTGDVFACRRMDSKVGNALTERIFDIFTGDKMNEYRRFEEFEKCSKCELLRFCRGCPAVSYGYTHNMYSPDPQCWKEVG
- a CDS encoding HAD family hydrolase, producing the protein MKKLYIFDFDGTLVDTVDDVVICLNKALKAHDFPTLTSSEYVERLGGNINEIVSLVLKDKNTPENIEAVKETYIPIYDESPKQNSVPFEGIGNLLEELQDKNVLLAINSNRTTDSIKYFTDKFLKDIDFLLIEGHNENYPSKPSPIGVNRILDMANVKTEEAIYIGDSKTDIATAKNAGMDCIIVTWGYGDEKAYNDDYPVAVVDDISQLSDALNINYF